In Choristoneura fumiferana chromosome 21, NRCan_CFum_1, whole genome shotgun sequence, a single genomic region encodes these proteins:
- the ksh gene encoding transmembrane protein 167A-like protein ksh — protein sequence MSAIFNFQSLLSVILLLICTCAYLRSFFPGIMDRNKTGLLGTFWKCARIGERKSPYVAICCVVMAFSILFLT from the exons ATG AGTGCGATATTCAATTTCCAGAGTTTACTATCCGTTatattacttttaatttgtACTTGTGCATACTTAAGATCATTTTTCCCAGGCATCATGGATCGCAATAAAACTGG GTTATTAGGAACATTCTGGAAATGTGCCCGAATTGGAGAACGGAAATCACCATATGTAGCCATTTGTTGTGTTGTTATGGCATTTTCAATACTTTTCTTGACATAA